TTCAGCGGCTGGTGGTGGCCTTCAAACACCGTTCCCGTCAGGTCATCAAAACGCTTTTGGCAATCCTTACACTGGTAACGCTGGCGTTCCTGCTGGGTGTCATCCTTGCCTCGACGGATAGTGTCCTGTGAACCGCAGTGCGGACAAATCACCCCATTAGGCCAACGCACGGAACGGACTTGCTCGAAACAGGCGGCATCACTGGTCAGGCTGGAAATACTGATGAGCGAGGTCATAAAGCCTCTCCTTGGCTATCGGAAATGACTAACTTTACCGCTATCCATCACGTTTGCAATGCCGGGGAAAACAAGACCCTGAAACGCATATTGAGCCATGAAAGTAATTTGCGCCCATTGTGGCAAATCAAATGCTATCAATAGCAGGCTGAACGTCATTAGAAAAGACGGTGAAATAAAAGTAACATGGCATGGAATATGCTCACATTGTGGCACTACCAGTCGTTACGAGGGTTATGGTCAGGATATTAGTGTTCTTGCCATAACACGTAAAAGAAAATGCGCTGCAAAAGTTGCCGAACGAAAGCCCGGTTTAATTCATGATTAGCAAGTTATCCAATCCCCCGGCACAAAAAAACCGCAACGTGTGCGGCCTTGGTTGTGGTGTGGTTGCATGAAAAAGCCGGAACGTGTCCGGCTGGTGGTGTGCTCGTCTGATAGCGGTTCCCGCCGTTTGTGCTTGTGCATCCTGTTACGCCGCTATCGGCTGCCCTTCGCCCTTCAAGGTGAATTCTGTCCTGATCTCGGCAAAGGGTGAAAATACCCGCCCGGTTCCGTCACGTTCCAACAGGCCAATATCCAGCAGCCTGCTTACGTCGGTGTGGACGTTTTTCACATCCCGCCCCAATTGCTTGGCAAGTTCGCGGATGCTCATTGCCGCTTTGCCTTGCAGCCTGTCCAGCAGTTCCCAACGCTTGGGGGTGATGGCCTGAAACAGGGTTGCAGGTGTTTCAAAGGTGAACACTTCCCCCTGATAGCCGCCTGTTTCCAGCGCATCTACAAACGCCGCGCCCATGTCCAGCAGGTCGGCTTCCAGGTTGGGTTCAATTCTGATGATTGCGTATCTCATGGTTTGCCCCTCACCCTATCAAGATAGAATCAGGCTGCTTTCTGGTGTTCTGCAATGTAGTTCTGCAAGGCTTCCTCCATTCTGGTTTGCCAGCCTTCACCATCCTGCTTGAAGTAATCCACCACTTCAGCGCTAAGCCGAATGGAAACGGGGATTTTTACCGGCTTTTTCTGCTTGCCGCGTTGCCCTGGCATCCGTACCTCGGCATTTTCCCAAAACGCATTGACCGCCGCTTCGTCATTGGGGTCATACGGGGTATCAGGGTCTTCCACCTTGTCGTGGGCGGCATCCACAGCCGCTGCGATTTGCTCAGGTCTAAAGCCCCAAGGCTTTGAAGTATTGTCGTGTTTCATGCTTGTTACCATAGCGGCAGGATATGAGGTGCACATCTTCGCCGCGTTCTGTCCATACCAGGAAGACAACCCGCCCACGATACCAGCAAAGGCTTTGCAGCCGCTCTTCCCCGTAGGCTTCCCGCGCATCTTCCACCGTCACCATGGGCGCATCAAACAAACACTCAAGGTCAGCAAAGTCTATGCCGTCATGCCGTTCCATGTTTTCGGTGCGTTTGTTTTCATCCCATGTATTCATGATTTAATTGTATATACAGAAAGCTGGATAAGCGAGAAGAAACATTCAGCCCTTCGGTGCTTGCCGCTTGGCGATGGTTTCCGCCGCCAGTTGCTGCTGGTAGCCGGTAATCTCCCCCTCTTCCGTGCCGTCCAGGCGGTAGCGTGCGCCGCCCTGGGTGACGGCTTGCAGGTAGCGCCCATGGTTGGCGTGCATGGCCAGCGTTTTCCTCACCACTTTTTTGCTTGCGCCGGGGAAGTGTTCCTCATTCACCAGGCGGAACACATCCTTGTCGATGCCGATAGCCAAGGGCAGGTAATCGCGCCAGACGGTGAAGGCGTTCAGGCGGTCGTTCAGTTCGCGGGCTTTCAGGTCGCTGGGTGGGGTAACGGGTGCTTTGGGTGCGGGTTTGCGGGTGGGTTTCTTCGCGGTGGGCTTGCCCTTCCCTGCCCCTGCCGGTTTGCCGGGTGGTGGGCAGGTCTTCGCGCCGGATGATGCGCTTGCCGGATCGTTTCACCTGGCCCGGTGCGGGTGCTTCGCCGCTGGCTGGCTGGCGGGTGAGGGTCAAAGTCTTTTTGGGTGTGTCGCTCATGGTTTCCTGTACCCGTTGGGTGGTTCCGGGGTTTCCCGCCTGGCGGTGTTGTATGGCTGGCAGTGTAGCACGGCAAACCAGGCATGAAAGCATATCCCCTGCCTGAATCATTGAAAAAACCAATAGTAGAATTTGCCATGATAAAAAAGGACACCACGGACACCAGCACTTTTACATGGTGTCCCGTTGGTGTCCCGAAAAAATGCCATTAGAAACAATGAAATAAACCCTTCGGGACACCAGGGACACTAGGGACACCAGAAAAGTAATGGTTCCGAAAACGAAACTTCATGTTCAGTGCACAAAAAAGCCGGGGATTCCCGGCTAAGTGTTTGTTTCCATGGTTATCTTGTGTGGTTATCGTGTCTTTGCCCGGAATGGCAGAACCTGCCCGCCTGCTTTCAGTTCGTCCAGGTAGTCCGCCCATGCCTGCATCATGCGGGTGCGTTCATCCAGGTATGCCGCCCTGATCTTGTTGGGTTCCTTGTGGGCAAGCTGCCTTTCTATCGCGTCCGGGTTCCACCCCAACTCATTCAGCAGGCTGGACGCCATGCCCCTGAAGCCGTGGGCGGTCATGGTGTCGTTGTCGTATCCCATGGTTCGCAGCGCCGCCCGTACCGCGTTTTCACTCATACAGCGGCTTGCACCCCTGGCGCTGGGGAACACGTACTGAAAGTTCCCTGTCAGTGGGCGCAGTTCCCGCAGGATCGCCACGGCCTGGCGGGATAACGGCACAATATGCTTGCTCTGGTTGGCTTGTTTGATGTGGGTTGGGGCTTTCATGCGCCTGACTTCGATTGTCCAGACGGCTGCATCCAGGTCGATTTCCTGCCATTCAGCCGCCCGCAGTTCGCCCGGCCTGAGCATCACCAGCGCCGACAGTTGCAGCGCGCATTTCACCACGAACGAACCCTGATAGTTTTCCATATTGCGCAACAGTTGCCCGACCTTTACCGGGTCTGTGATGGCTGCAAAGTTTTTACTGGCAAGCGGTTTCAGAATGATCTTGGTATCAATATCCGCCGCTGGGTTGCGGTCTGCCAGCTGCATGGTTACTGCATAGCGGAAAACCTGATTGATACATTGCTTTACCCTCCTGGCGCTATCCCCTGCCCCCCTGGCTTCTACCTTGCAGATAATCCTGATGATGTCGCTTGCTGTCACTGCCCCTATATCCATTTTCCCGATCACGGGGAAAATATCACGCCTGAACCAGCTTTCTATCCGTTCCGCGTGGCCTGCTGACCATCCCTGTTTGCTGCGGTTGAACCATTCAAGGGCTACGGTCTGGAAGGTATCCACCTTGCTTTCTGCCTGCTTTTGGTTGTTTGGCTTGATACCACGGGCAAGCTGCGCCCGTGCCTGCCGGTGATGTTCACGCGCCTGTTCCAGGCTGATTTCCGGGTAACTGCCGATAGATAGTGTTTGCCGTTTTCCTCCCATCCGGTAGGAATAACGCCAGTATCTACCCTGGGTGGTGACGTACAGAAAAAGCCCTCCCCCGTCGGTCAGGATGGCGGGTTTCCCGTCCGGTTTGGTTTTTG
The sequence above is drawn from the Thiothrix nivea DSM 5205 genome and encodes:
- a CDS encoding tyrosine-type recombinase/integrase, which produces MERKLRDSKVKNAKTKPDGKPAILTDGGGLFLYVTTQGRYWRYSYRMGGKRQTLSIGSYPEISLEQAREHHRQARAQLARGIKPNNQKQAESKVDTFQTVALEWFNRSKQGWSAGHAERIESWFRRDIFPVIGKMDIGAVTASDIIRIICKVEARGAGDSARRVKQCINQVFRYAVTMQLADRNPAADIDTKIILKPLASKNFAAITDPVKVGQLLRNMENYQGSFVVKCALQLSALVMLRPGELRAAEWQEIDLDAAVWTIEVRRMKAPTHIKQANQSKHIVPLSRQAVAILRELRPLTGNFQYVFPSARGASRCMSENAVRAALRTMGYDNDTMTAHGFRGMASSLLNELGWNPDAIERQLAHKEPNKIRAAYLDERTRMMQAWADYLDELKAGGQVLPFRAKTR
- a CDS encoding winged helix-turn-helix transcriptional regulator, with the protein product MRYAIIRIEPNLEADLLDMGAAFVDALETGGYQGEVFTFETPATLFQAITPKRWELLDRLQGKAAMSIRELAKQLGRDVKNVHTDVSRLLDIGLLERDGTGRVFSPFAEIRTEFTLKGEGQPIAA
- a CDS encoding BrnA antitoxin family protein, with the translated sequence MKHDNTSKPWGFRPEQIAAAVDAAHDKVEDPDTPYDPNDEAAVNAFWENAEVRMPGQRGKQKKPVKIPVSIRLSAEVVDYFKQDGEGWQTRMEEALQNYIAEHQKAA
- a CDS encoding ProQ/FINO family protein, which translates into the protein MFRLVNEEHFPGASKKVVRKTLAMHANHGRYLQAVTQGGARYRLDGTEEGEITGYQQQLAAETIAKRQAPKG
- a CDS encoding BrnT family toxin: MNTWDENKRTENMERHDGIDFADLECLFDAPMVTVEDAREAYGEERLQSLCWYRGRVVFLVWTERGEDVHLISCRYGNKHETRQYFKALGL